A genomic segment from Deinococcus humi encodes:
- the argC gene encoding N-acetyl-gamma-glutamyl-phosphate reductase: MSAQASEQLATSRQLTVAIVGGSGYAGGEFLRLALGHPHLKVTQVTSERSAGTPVSMVHPNLRGRTTLKFRRLAELEEADIVVLALPHNSAAKRLAEFEGKGRILIDLSADFRLKDPEVYEKVYGEPHPAPEKLGEWVYGNPEIHREELVGATRIACAGCFATSVILALYPLLKLGVLLPKDIIATGLVGSSAAGASPSESSHHPERAGSLRVYKPVGHRHTAEAQQELPGHFPLHLTAISTPRVRGILTTAQAWIPDGYSDRDVWSAYREVYGAEPFIRIVKVAKGIHRYPDPMLLDGTNYCDIGFEMDQDTGRVVLMSAIDNLVKGTAGHAIQSLNIAQGWPETTGLEFAGLHPA; this comes from the coding sequence ATGAGCGCTCAAGCATCGGAACAACTGGCAACTTCCCGGCAACTAACCGTTGCCATCGTGGGCGGAAGTGGATATGCGGGTGGGGAATTTCTGCGGCTGGCGCTGGGGCACCCGCACCTTAAGGTCACTCAGGTAACCAGCGAACGCAGCGCTGGAACACCTGTCAGCATGGTGCACCCCAACCTGCGCGGGCGCACCACCCTTAAATTCCGCAGGCTGGCCGAGCTGGAAGAGGCGGACATAGTGGTGCTGGCCCTACCGCACAACTCGGCCGCCAAACGACTGGCCGAATTCGAGGGCAAGGGCCGCATTCTGATCGATCTGTCGGCCGACTTCCGGTTGAAAGATCCAGAGGTGTACGAGAAGGTTTACGGCGAACCACATCCCGCGCCCGAAAAGCTGGGCGAATGGGTTTACGGCAACCCTGAGATCCACCGTGAGGAACTTGTCGGCGCGACCCGCATCGCGTGCGCGGGCTGCTTTGCCACGTCCGTGATTCTGGCGCTGTACCCGCTACTCAAGCTGGGCGTGCTGCTGCCCAAGGACATTATCGCCACCGGTCTGGTGGGCAGCAGTGCGGCGGGGGCCAGCCCGTCGGAGTCCTCACATCACCCGGAACGGGCGGGCAGTCTGCGGGTCTACAAGCCCGTCGGCCACCGCCACACTGCCGAGGCGCAGCAGGAACTGCCCGGCCACTTTCCGCTGCACCTGACTGCCATCAGCACGCCGCGCGTGCGGGGCATCCTCACCACCGCGCAGGCCTGGATTCCCGACGGCTACAGTGACCGCGACGTCTGGAGCGCCTACCGCGAGGTCTACGGCGCGGAGCCATTCATCCGCATCGTCAAGGTGGCCAAGGGCATCCACCGCTATCCCGATCCCATGTTGCTGGACGGCACCAACTACTGCGATATCGGTTTTGAAATGGACCAGGACACTGGGCGCGTGGTTCTGATGAGCGCCATCGATAATCTGGTCAAAGGAACGGCAGGCCACGCCATTCAGTCGCTGAACATCGCGCAGGGCTGGCCCGAGACGACGGGGCTGGAGTTTGCGGGATTGCACCCGGCCTGA
- a CDS encoding branched-chain amino acid ABC transporter substrate-binding protein produces the protein MKRIILNVLTLGLLSAGVAGAQTIVKIASLSPLSGSQSFTGTLVKNGAQLAVEEQKAAFKKMGFDLQFVGYDDQADPATGTAAARKIASGRAILGVVGTMNSGVAIPASEALKASHVTMVSPAVTANEVTDRGLANMNRIVARNDAQGPAGAKFMMDELGAKSVYILNDKTSYGEGLAAEVEKTLKAGGAKVIANEGTEEKSDFSSIIAKIKLQKPDAVYFGGIYTQIGIFIRQLRDAGIDIPVVGGDGLDSTELATIAAKGANNIYYTTIVAPLESLPAAKTFTANYRKAYKTVPAGYAAFAYDSANVIAQGILDAAKANGGKLPTRTQVETAIRKGSFKGLLSGDVTFNSVGDRNSVTLYIMKMDAGKQSLSAQSTVKPPKQ, from the coding sequence ATGAAGAGAATAATCCTAAACGTGTTGACTCTAGGCCTACTCTCTGCTGGTGTAGCGGGCGCACAGACCATTGTCAAGATCGCCAGTCTCTCACCGTTGTCGGGCAGCCAGAGTTTTACCGGCACGTTGGTCAAGAATGGCGCGCAATTGGCCGTTGAGGAGCAGAAAGCCGCCTTCAAGAAGATGGGCTTTGATCTGCAGTTTGTCGGTTACGACGATCAGGCGGACCCGGCCACCGGGACAGCGGCAGCGCGCAAGATCGCCTCGGGCCGCGCAATCCTGGGCGTGGTGGGGACCATGAACAGCGGTGTGGCCATTCCGGCCAGTGAGGCGCTCAAGGCCAGTCACGTCACCATGGTCAGCCCGGCGGTGACCGCCAACGAGGTCACAGACCGTGGGCTGGCGAACATGAACCGTATCGTGGCCCGCAACGACGCCCAGGGACCGGCAGGCGCGAAGTTCATGATGGACGAGCTGGGGGCGAAGTCGGTCTACATCCTGAATGACAAGACCTCCTACGGTGAGGGGCTGGCCGCCGAAGTGGAGAAGACCCTCAAGGCCGGCGGTGCCAAGGTGATCGCCAACGAGGGGACCGAGGAAAAGAGCGACTTCTCCAGCATCATCGCCAAGATCAAGTTGCAGAAGCCGGACGCGGTGTACTTCGGCGGCATCTACACGCAGATTGGCATCTTCATCCGGCAGTTGCGCGACGCAGGCATTGATATTCCCGTGGTTGGCGGCGACGGTCTGGACAGCACCGAGCTGGCGACCATCGCAGCCAAGGGTGCCAACAACATCTACTACACCACCATCGTCGCGCCGCTGGAGTCGCTGCCCGCCGCCAAAACTTTCACCGCCAACTACCGCAAGGCGTACAAGACCGTGCCCGCCGGCTACGCCGCGTTTGCCTACGATTCGGCCAACGTGATTGCCCAGGGCATTCTGGACGCCGCCAAAGCCAATGGCGGCAAGCTGCCAACCCGCACGCAGGTGGAAACGGCCATCCGCAAGGGCAGCTTCAAGGGTCTGCTGTCGGGCGACGTGACCTTCAACAGCGTTGGGGACCGTAACTCGGTCACGCTGTACATCATGAAGATGGATGCGGGCAAGCAGAGCCTGTCGGCGCAGTCGACGGTCAAACCGCCCAAGCAGTAA
- a CDS encoding 23S rRNA (pseudouridine(1915)-N(3))-methyltransferase RlmH, which yields MRLHLITVGEPRLAYARAGWDEYATRLRRYHKLQVSRVSGKTQAAESEAIRKAAGKAPLILLDPRGRQFTSEGLSAYLDARALGGTGELALAVGGPEGHTDELRAGADALWSLGELTLPHDLAMVVLAEALYRAATISAGEPYHRG from the coding sequence GTGAGGCTGCACCTGATCACTGTCGGAGAACCCCGTCTGGCCTACGCCCGCGCGGGCTGGGACGAATACGCCACGCGGCTGCGGCGCTACCACAAGCTGCAAGTTAGCCGCGTGTCCGGCAAGACGCAGGCTGCCGAGAGTGAGGCCATTCGCAAGGCGGCTGGAAAAGCGCCCCTGATCCTGCTGGACCCGCGTGGGCGGCAATTCACCTCCGAGGGACTAAGCGCCTACCTTGATGCCCGCGCGCTGGGCGGCACCGGAGAACTGGCGCTCGCGGTGGGCGGTCCCGAGGGCCACACCGACGAACTGCGCGCCGGAGCAGACGCCCTGTGGAGTCTGGGCGAGCTGACCCTGCCGCACGATCTGGCGATGGTGGTGCTCGCCGAGGCGCTGTA
- the lysS gene encoding homocitrate synthase, producing the protein MTQQIPSPAQSSVPPIPARSWAIIDSTLREGEQFARGNFKSDDKIEVARALDAFGAEYIELTTPMVSPQTACDIRKLADLNLNAKLLTHVRCHMEDVQRAVDTGVDGLDLLFGTSSFLREFSHGKNIGQIIESAQTVIGWIKAHHPELELRFSAEDTFRSEEADLMAVYRAVSDLGVHRVGLADTVGVATPRQVYALVREVRNVIHEECGIEFHGHNDTGCAVSNAYEAIEAGATHIDTTILGIGERNGITPLGGFLARMFTFDPQGLVDKYNLELLPELDNMIARMVGLPIPWNNYLTGEFAYNHKAGMHLKAIYLNPGAYEAIPPGAFGVGRRIQAASKVTGKHAIAYKARELGLHYGEDALRRVTDHIKMLAENDDLDDAHLEALLREWVSA; encoded by the coding sequence ATGACCCAGCAAATTCCTTCGCCCGCCCAATCCAGTGTCCCCCCGATTCCCGCCCGTTCGTGGGCCATCATCGATTCCACCCTGCGGGAGGGCGAACAGTTTGCGCGCGGCAATTTCAAAAGTGACGACAAGATTGAGGTGGCCCGCGCCCTGGATGCCTTCGGCGCCGAGTACATCGAACTCACCACGCCGATGGTCAGCCCCCAGACGGCGTGTGATATCCGCAAACTGGCCGATCTGAACCTGAACGCCAAGTTGCTGACGCATGTGCGCTGCCACATGGAAGACGTGCAGCGGGCGGTAGACACCGGGGTGGACGGGCTGGATCTGCTGTTCGGGACTTCCAGCTTTCTGCGCGAGTTTTCACACGGCAAGAACATCGGCCAGATTATCGAGTCGGCCCAGACCGTGATCGGCTGGATCAAGGCGCATCACCCGGAGCTGGAGCTGCGCTTCTCTGCCGAGGACACCTTCCGCAGCGAGGAGGCCGATCTGATGGCGGTGTACCGGGCCGTCTCCGATCTGGGGGTCCACCGCGTCGGGCTGGCGGACACGGTGGGCGTGGCCACGCCCCGGCAGGTCTACGCTCTGGTCCGCGAGGTCCGGAACGTGATTCACGAGGAGTGCGGTATCGAGTTCCACGGCCACAACGACACCGGCTGCGCGGTGAGCAACGCCTACGAGGCCATCGAGGCGGGCGCGACACACATCGACACCACGATCCTGGGCATCGGCGAACGCAACGGCATCACGCCGCTGGGGGGCTTTCTGGCTCGGATGTTCACCTTCGATCCTCAGGGGCTGGTGGACAAGTACAACCTGGAACTGCTGCCCGAACTCGACAACATGATCGCCCGTATGGTGGGCCTGCCCATTCCCTGGAACAACTACCTGACCGGTGAATTCGCCTACAACCACAAGGCCGGGATGCACCTCAAGGCCATCTACCTGAATCCCGGCGCCTACGAGGCCATCCCCCCGGGAGCCTTCGGCGTGGGCCGCCGCATCCAGGCCGCCAGCAAGGTCACGGGCAAGCACGCCATCGCCTACAAGGCCCGCGAACTGGGACTACACTACGGCGAGGACGCCCTGCGGCGCGTGACCGACCACATCAAGATGCTGGCGGAAAACGACGATCTGGACGACGCCCATCTGGAAGCGTTGCTGCGCGAGTGGGTCAGTGCCTGA
- the rsmI gene encoding 16S rRNA (cytidine(1402)-2'-O)-methyltransferase has product MTDLPGTEPPDAGTADTEWVNDGSSGTEPAGQPHGPHVWLVPTPVGNLGDITLRAVEVLKGADAVACEDTRRSGALLSHLGIQKPLVRLDAHTMRRAPAVLERYPRLAYVSDAGTPGVSDPGAELVAAAIAADIPVEVLPGATAFVPALVLSGLDTGRFTFEGFLPRSGRERKTRLVALAARPETSVLYESPHRLGATLSDLAGACGDSRPASVTRELSKRFEETVRGTLDELAQKFTAGVRGEIVVVVAGRAPGEADSDADTPDHEAQAGAWAAQGKTARDIRDLLMAQGLRKNDAYALALRATEQAGPSASDPF; this is encoded by the coding sequence ATGACTGACTTGCCCGGCACCGAGCCGCCCGACGCCGGGACAGCCGACACTGAATGGGTCAATGACGGCTCGTCCGGCACTGAACCTGCCGGACAGCCCCATGGTCCACACGTCTGGCTGGTGCCCACCCCCGTGGGCAATTTGGGCGACATCACCCTGCGCGCCGTGGAGGTGCTGAAGGGGGCGGACGCTGTGGCCTGCGAGGACACCCGCCGTAGCGGCGCGCTGCTGTCGCACCTGGGGATTCAAAAGCCCCTGGTGCGCCTGGACGCCCACACCATGCGCCGCGCCCCCGCCGTACTGGAGCGGTATCCCCGGCTGGCCTACGTCTCGGACGCGGGCACCCCCGGCGTCAGCGATCCTGGCGCGGAACTGGTGGCGGCGGCCATCGCGGCAGACATTCCGGTGGAGGTCCTGCCTGGAGCCACCGCCTTTGTGCCTGCGCTGGTGCTGTCGGGGCTGGACACAGGCAGATTTACTTTCGAGGGTTTCCTGCCCCGCAGTGGCCGCGAGCGCAAAACCCGCCTCGTGGCCCTGGCCGCCCGTCCGGAAACCAGTGTTCTGTACGAGAGCCCGCACCGTCTGGGGGCTACGCTGAGCGATCTGGCGGGCGCGTGCGGTGACTCGCGCCCCGCCAGCGTGACCCGCGAACTGTCCAAGCGGTTCGAGGAAACGGTGCGCGGGACCCTGGATGAACTGGCACAGAAGTTTACCGCGGGCGTCCGGGGGGAGATCGTAGTGGTGGTGGCAGGCCGTGCGCCCGGCGAGGCCGATTCAGACGCCGATACCCCCGATCACGAGGCGCAGGCAGGAGCGTGGGCCGCGCAGGGGAAAACGGCCAGGGATATACGTGATCTGTTGATGGCCCAGGGTTTGCGTAAGAATGACGCTTATGCCCTGGCCCTGCGGGCAACGGAACAGGCGGGACCTTCCGCCTCTGACCCGTTCTAA
- the pfkA gene encoding 6-phosphofructokinase yields the protein MTEPTPTRHPNPAGIQRVAVLTSGGDAPGMNAAIRAVVRTAAFEGLEVMGVRRGFSGLHRGELKLIGPRDMANTIQRGGTILLTARSATWRTPEGRARGAQHLRDNGVDGLIVIGGDGSFHGADLLQKEHGIPVIGVPGTIDNDLYGTDHTIGYFTAVETALDAVDKLRDTGASHERIFVIEVMGRHAGHIALDVAVAGGAEEVFIPEDDKPIEDVIEIVKDSVEKGKMGSIVIVAEGVPGGAQGVGDAIQAGTGLETRVSILGHIQRGGTPVSSDRILASRLGEAAVYALMDGVSGVMVGRHGGDIIHTPLHETWEKRKDVNRDLYRCAKKLSV from the coding sequence ATGACTGAACCCACCCCCACCCGGCACCCCAATCCCGCAGGCATCCAGCGCGTGGCGGTCCTGACCAGCGGCGGCGACGCGCCCGGCATGAACGCGGCGATCCGCGCGGTGGTCCGCACCGCCGCCTTCGAGGGGCTGGAGGTCATGGGCGTGCGCCGGGGCTTCTCGGGCCTTCACCGGGGCGAACTGAAGCTCATCGGGCCACGGGACATGGCGAACACCATCCAACGTGGGGGCACCATTCTGTTGACCGCCCGCAGCGCCACTTGGCGGACCCCTGAGGGACGGGCCAGGGGCGCACAGCACTTACGCGACAACGGCGTTGACGGCCTGATCGTGATCGGCGGTGACGGCAGCTTCCACGGCGCGGACCTGTTGCAGAAGGAACATGGGATCCCGGTGATCGGCGTGCCCGGGACCATCGACAACGATCTGTACGGTACTGACCACACCATCGGCTACTTCACGGCTGTGGAGACTGCCCTGGACGCCGTCGACAAGCTACGCGACACTGGGGCCAGCCACGAGCGCATCTTCGTGATTGAGGTGATGGGCCGTCACGCCGGACACATCGCCCTGGACGTGGCGGTGGCAGGCGGGGCTGAAGAAGTCTTTATCCCTGAAGACGACAAGCCCATTGAGGATGTGATCGAGATCGTCAAGGACAGCGTTGAGAAGGGCAAGATGGGCAGCATCGTGATCGTGGCCGAGGGCGTGCCGGGCGGCGCGCAGGGCGTGGGCGACGCCATTCAGGCCGGGACGGGCCTGGAAACCCGCGTCAGCATCCTGGGCCACATCCAGCGCGGCGGGACGCCGGTCTCCAGTGACCGCATCTTGGCCAGCCGTCTGGGCGAAGCCGCCGTCTACGCGCTCATGGACGGTGTCAGCGGCGTCATGGTGGGGCGACACGGTGGGGACATCATCCACACGCCGCTGCACGAGACCTGGGAAAAGCGAAAAGACGTCAACCGCGATCTGTACCGCTGCGCCAAGAAACTGAGCGTATAA